The following proteins are co-located in the Agromyces laixinhei genome:
- the scpB gene encoding SMC-Scp complex subunit ScpB, which yields MNAGEGNGPEVSVATPLDVPGQPRLDLDRALEAILFIADEPQSVVSLAAAVARPVAEVRASIARLRTDYDGAGASGEPRTDVAGEPEAPSTRRGFELREVGGGWRFYVRAEYDTLVADFVLTQSSTRLSQAALETLSVIAYKQPISRSQVASIRAVNVDSVVRTLLGRGLVTEVDTDAETGAILYGTTELLLTNLGINSLDELPHISPLLDDGQEGFDLD from the coding sequence ATGAACGCGGGCGAGGGCAACGGCCCCGAGGTGTCGGTCGCGACCCCGCTCGACGTGCCGGGCCAGCCGCGGCTCGATCTCGACCGTGCCCTCGAGGCGATCCTCTTCATCGCCGATGAGCCGCAGAGCGTCGTGTCGCTCGCGGCCGCCGTCGCCCGGCCGGTCGCCGAGGTGCGTGCGTCGATCGCGCGACTTCGGACGGACTACGACGGTGCCGGTGCGTCGGGCGAACCGCGAACGGATGTCGCGGGGGAGCCCGAGGCGCCAAGCACCCGTCGCGGGTTCGAGCTCCGTGAGGTCGGCGGGGGCTGGCGCTTCTATGTGCGTGCCGAGTACGACACCCTCGTCGCCGACTTCGTGCTCACGCAGTCGTCGACGCGGTTGTCGCAGGCGGCGCTCGAGACGCTCTCGGTGATCGCCTACAAGCAGCCGATCTCGCGCTCGCAGGTCGCGTCGATCCGCGCGGTGAACGTCGATTCGGTCGTGCGCACGCTGCTCGGCCGCGGGCTCGTGACCGAGGTCGACACCGATGCAGAGACGGGCGCGATCCTCTACGGCACGACCGAGCTGCTGCTCACGAATCTGGGAATCAACTCGCTCGACGAACTGCCCCACATCTCGCCGTTGCTCGACGACGGCCAGGAAGGATTCGATCTTGACTGA
- a CDS encoding segregation and condensation protein A — protein MPAEGATDERGFRVALTNFEGPFDLLLSLITKHELDITEVSLSAVTDEFISYLRGLDSEEELDRASEFLVVAATLLDLKVAGLLPQGELVDAEDVVLLEARDLLFARLLQYRAFKESARWFSGHLEQESRRHARNVRLEEQFRQRAPELLWTLSVEDFAALATLALTPREIPIVGLDHLHAPLVSIREQAAHVVAVLRRGDPVTFRQLIAGVGRPGVVVARFLAVLELYRHAAIGFEQLEPLGELTLRWSAENWSDENLESLGADYDE, from the coding sequence GTGCCGGCCGAGGGCGCGACCGACGAACGCGGCTTCCGTGTCGCCCTCACGAACTTCGAGGGTCCGTTCGACCTGCTGCTCTCGCTCATCACGAAGCACGAGCTCGACATCACCGAGGTCTCGCTCTCGGCGGTCACCGACGAGTTCATCTCGTACCTGCGAGGCCTCGATTCCGAAGAGGAGCTCGATCGCGCCTCCGAGTTCCTGGTCGTCGCGGCGACGCTGCTCGACCTGAAGGTCGCCGGCCTGCTTCCACAGGGCGAACTCGTCGACGCCGAAGACGTGGTCCTCCTCGAGGCCCGCGACCTGCTCTTCGCGCGACTGCTGCAGTATCGCGCCTTCAAAGAGTCAGCCCGATGGTTCTCGGGCCACCTCGAGCAGGAGTCGCGGCGGCATGCCCGCAACGTGCGGCTCGAAGAGCAGTTCCGCCAGCGCGCTCCCGAGCTGCTCTGGACACTGTCGGTCGAAGACTTCGCCGCGCTCGCGACCCTGGCGCTCACGCCACGCGAGATTCCGATCGTCGGTCTCGATCACCTGCACGCGCCGCTCGTGTCGATCCGCGAGCAGGCGGCGCACGTCGTGGCAGTGCTCCGCCGCGGCGACCCAGTCACGTTCCGCCAGCTGATCGCCGGCGTCGGGCGGCCGGGGGTCGTCGTCGCACGATTCCTTGCGGTGCTCGAGCTCTACCGGCACGCGGCGATCGGCTTCGAACAGCTCGAGCCGCTCGGCGAGCTGACGTTGCGCTGGTCGGCCGAGAACTGGTCTGACGAGAACCTCGAGAGCCTGGGGGCTGACTATGACGAGTGA
- a CDS encoding ParA family protein gives MTHQTHHSADGIATPPEFGPTGRPYREFPEPVTLTTHGPARIIALCNQKGGVGKTTTTINLGATLAEYGRRVLAIDFDPQGALSAGLGVPTHDVPTIYDLLLSRTLDPAEVIQQTSVEGLDVIPANIDLSAAEVHLVTEVAREQILASVLRRVSADYDVILIDCQPSLGLLTVNALTASHGVVIPLECEYFALRGVALLIETIDKVRDRLNPAIQLDGILATMFDARTLHSREVLERVVDAFGDKVLETVISRTVKFPDASVAGTPITEFAPEHQASKAYRQLARELVFRGAVA, from the coding sequence GTGACGCACCAGACGCACCACTCAGCGGACGGAATCGCCACTCCGCCGGAGTTCGGTCCCACTGGTCGCCCGTATCGCGAGTTCCCCGAGCCCGTCACCCTCACCACGCACGGCCCGGCACGCATCATCGCCCTCTGCAACCAGAAGGGCGGGGTCGGCAAGACGACCACGACGATCAATCTCGGCGCCACGCTCGCCGAGTACGGCCGCCGGGTGCTCGCGATCGACTTCGACCCGCAGGGCGCGCTCTCGGCCGGACTCGGCGTGCCGACGCACGACGTGCCGACGATCTACGACCTGCTGCTCTCGCGCACCCTCGACCCTGCAGAGGTCATCCAGCAGACGAGCGTCGAAGGGCTCGACGTGATCCCCGCGAACATCGACCTCTCGGCGGCCGAAGTGCACCTCGTCACCGAGGTCGCCCGTGAGCAGATCCTCGCGAGCGTGCTGCGCCGCGTCTCGGCCGACTACGACGTCATCCTCATCGACTGCCAGCCGTCGCTCGGCCTGCTCACCGTCAACGCGCTCACGGCGAGCCACGGCGTCGTCATTCCGCTCGAGTGCGAGTACTTCGCTCTGCGCGGCGTGGCGCTGCTCATCGAGACGATCGACAAGGTGCGCGATCGGCTGAACCCGGCGATCCAGCTCGACGGTATCCTCGCGACGATGTTCGACGCCCGCACCCTGCACTCCCGAGAGGTGCTCGAGCGCGTCGTCGACGCATTCGGCGACAAGGTGCTCGAGACGGTCATCTCGCGCACCGTGAAGTTTCCCGACGCGAGCGTCGCCGGTACCCCGATCACCGAGTTCGCACCCGAGCACCAGGCGTCGAAGGCGTACCGCCAGCTCGCCAGGGAGCTGGTCTTCCGTGGCGCGGTCGCCTGA
- the xerD gene encoding site-specific tyrosine recombinase XerD, with the protein MTRTPVDDYLRHLAVERGLAPNTTSSYRRDLGIYTDWLEAEGIGEPSAATEQDLSAFVRFLGADRIPPLATSSIARVLSAVRGLHRFLAEEGLVAEDVSRLLRPPKLPMRLPKAIPVDDIEALIAAAGGDEPTDLRDTALLEVLYATGARVSEAVSLNVDDLVDQEVVRLFGKGGKQRIVPLGSYARRAVDAYLVRARPLLSARGTATPALFLGVRGKRMSRQAAWEAIRDAAEIAGLATSVSPHTLRHSFATHLLEGGADVRVVQELLGHSSVATTQIYTLVTADTLREMYTAAHPRAR; encoded by the coding sequence ATGACCCGAACCCCCGTCGACGACTACCTGCGGCACCTGGCCGTGGAGCGGGGGCTCGCACCGAACACCACCTCGTCGTACCGGCGCGACCTCGGCATCTACACCGACTGGCTCGAAGCCGAGGGCATCGGCGAGCCGTCCGCGGCGACCGAACAGGACCTCTCGGCGTTCGTTCGCTTTCTCGGCGCCGATCGCATACCGCCGCTCGCGACCTCGTCGATCGCCCGAGTGCTGTCGGCCGTTCGCGGCCTGCACCGCTTCCTCGCCGAGGAGGGTCTCGTGGCGGAGGACGTCTCGCGCCTGCTCCGCCCCCCGAAGCTTCCGATGCGCCTGCCCAAGGCGATCCCGGTCGACGACATCGAGGCGCTCATCGCGGCCGCAGGCGGCGACGAACCGACCGATCTGCGCGACACCGCGCTGCTCGAGGTGCTGTATGCCACGGGCGCCCGGGTGTCGGAGGCCGTGTCGCTCAACGTCGACGACCTCGTCGACCAAGAGGTGGTGCGGCTCTTCGGCAAGGGCGGCAAGCAGCGTATCGTGCCGCTCGGCAGCTACGCCCGACGAGCCGTCGACGCCTACCTGGTGCGGGCGAGACCGCTCCTCTCGGCGCGCGGCACGGCGACGCCGGCACTCTTCCTCGGCGTTCGCGGCAAGCGGATGTCGCGGCAGGCCGCATGGGAGGCGATCCGCGATGCCGCCGAGATCGCGGGGCTCGCGACATCCGTCTCGCCGCACACGCTGCGGCACTCGTTCGCGACGCACCTGCTCGAGGGCGGCGCCGATGTGCGCGTCGTGCAGGAGCTGCTCGGTCACTCGTCGGTCGCGACCACCCAGATCTACACGCTCGTCACAGCCGACACACTCCGGGAGATGTACACGGCAGCGCACCCGCGCGCTCGCTAG
- a CDS encoding NUDIX domain-containing protein, producing the protein MTDLHDTGDDGRREPLADERVEVPVVSSDRVFEGRVWDIRQDAFEFGGETIVREYMDHTGAVGVLALDDEDRALLIKQYRHPVRLRDWEIPAGLLDVDGEPPLAAAKRELAEEADLEASEWMVLADIATSPGGSDELIRVYLARGLSATAEEFTREGEEADMETRWVPLDECVDAVLDRRICNAPLSIAVLAAAAARARGWSSLGAADAPWPGHSSGAAEPAHP; encoded by the coding sequence ATGACTGACCTCCACGACACCGGTGACGACGGGCGGCGCGAGCCGCTCGCCGACGAGCGGGTCGAAGTGCCCGTCGTCTCGAGCGATCGAGTCTTCGAAGGTCGGGTGTGGGACATCCGCCAGGACGCATTCGAGTTCGGCGGCGAGACCATCGTGCGCGAGTACATGGACCACACGGGCGCCGTCGGCGTGCTCGCCCTCGACGATGAGGATCGCGCGCTCCTCATCAAGCAGTACCGCCATCCCGTGCGCCTGCGCGACTGGGAGATTCCCGCCGGACTCCTCGACGTCGACGGCGAACCGCCCCTGGCGGCCGCGAAGCGCGAACTCGCCGAAGAGGCCGACCTCGAGGCATCCGAGTGGATGGTGCTCGCAGACATCGCCACGTCGCCCGGCGGCAGCGACGAACTCATTCGCGTGTACCTGGCACGGGGCCTGTCGGCGACAGCAGAGGAGTTCACCCGCGAGGGAGAAGAGGCCGACATGGAGACCCGATGGGTGCCGCTCGACGAGTGCGTCGACGCGGTGCTCGACCGGCGCATCTGCAACGCTCCGCTGTCGATCGCGGTGCTCGCGGCGGCCGCGGCGCGGGCACGTGGATGGTCGAGCCTCGGCGCAGCGGATGCCCCGTGGCCGGGGCACTCCAGCGGCGCTGCGGAGCCGGCGCACCCATGA